AGATACCTTGATAAGTATATAATTATCTGCATTcaaatgtgtgtgtattatactttatattttctcatatttgatTTTTACACTCTGATCCCCAAGTTAGTTGGTCATTTGTGAATACTATGGAGTCATAAGGTCCTGATAAAAACAGAGGTGGCTTTAGAGATATACCTTAAGGAAGACAGCAGGAGATCCAGTCTGAGACACATTGAGAAAAATGGTCTGTAGCTGGATAAGCTTGGAAAAGACCATATACTCTATCCTCCTTTTGGAAATTTATAATGCATGCGAAGATccctagaaatgaaaaacaaagccgAGTTTATTACTTGACATGTAAGGGAGAGCTATATCATTCAATGTGATGGGAGTGAGTCTTTCTGAGTTAAAAGAGGGAAGATGAAATCTAGGATAAGAACTGGAAGTTTTGCTTCAATAAGGCAGGATCTTGAAGACTATCACCGATTGGTTAAGTAGAGGATTGTAAAGTAAAGTATTATTTTGGAATGGCAGTTGCTCTGGTTTTCAATAATTATGggacaggtcttttttttttttcttccaacttttattttgggttGAGGGAgtacatgggcaggtttgttatagGGGTAAATTGCTTGTCACTGAGGTTTGATgcacaaatgatcccatcacccaggtagtgagcacagtacccagtaggtagttttttgatcctcactcttctccctccctccaccctcaagtaggccccagtgtctattgtctccttggtgtccatgtgtcctcaaagtttggctcccacttataagtgagaacgtggtatcttgttttctgttcctgcattaatttgcttacaATAACGGCTTCGAGCTCCATCCATTTTGCTGCCGAAGAcatgatgtcattctttttttgtggctgcatagtattccgtggtatatatgtactacattttctttatccagtccaccattgaggggtatttaggttgattccatgtctttgctattgtggaatagtgctgcaatgaacatatgtgtgcatgtgtctttatggtagaatgatttatattcttttgggtttatacccagtaacgggattgctgggtcaaatagcaATTCTGTTTTACATtcaagaaatctccaaattgctttccacagtagctgaactaatttacattcccaccagcagtgtatatgcattcccctttctctgcaaccttgccagcatctgttatttctcttttactttttaataatagccattctgactggtatgagatggtctcccattgtagttttgatttgtatttctttaatgattagtgatactgggcatttttttccttgtatttgttggccacatgtatgtcttcttttgagaagtgtctgttcatgtcctttgcccatattTCAgtggaattgtttgttttttgcttgttgaattgtttaagttccttatagattctagatattagactttCGTCAGgtacataattttcaaatattttctcccattctgtaggttgcctgtgtactctgttgatagtttcttttgctgtgccaaagctccttagtttaattaggtcccacttgtcaatttttgtttttgctgcagtTGCCTTtggagtcttcatcatgaaatctttgccaggttcTATGTCCACAATGgtatttcctatgttttcttctagggttttttatagttttaggttttatatttaaatctttactccatcttgagttgatttttgtatatagtgaaagggagggatccagtttcaatcttctgcatatggctagccaattgtcccagcatcatttattgagtcctttccccattgcttgtttttgtctactttgttgaagatcagatggttgtgtgtccggaattggtgggttcttggtcttactgacttcaagaatgaagccgcggactctcgcggtgagtgttacagctcctaaggtggcgcatctggagttgttcgttccttctgatgttcggatgtgttcagagtttcttccttctggtgggttcgtggtctcgctggctcaggagtgaagttgtagaccttcgtggtgagtgtaacaactcttaaggcggcgcatctggagttgttcgttcctcctggtgggctcgtggtctcgctgacttaaggagtgaagctgcagaccttcgtggtgagtgttacagctcataaaagcagtgtggacccaaagagtgagcagtagcaagatttattgcaaagagcgaaacaacaaagcttccacagtgtggaaggggacctgggcgggttgccactgctggctggggcagcttgcttttattctgttatctggccccacccacgtcctgctgattggtagagcccagtggtctgttttgacagggcactggtTGGTgccatttacaatccctgagctagacataaaggttctccacgtctccatcagatcagttagatacagagtatggacacaaaggttctccaagttcccaccagagcagctagatacagtgtagattggtgcattcacaaacctcgagctagacacagggtgctgatgggtgtgtttacaaaccttgagctagacacagagtgccgattggtgtatttacaatccctgagctagacacaaaggttctccacatctccaccagactcagcagcccagctggcttcacccagtggatcccgcaccggggctgcaggtggagctgcctgccagtcccgcgccatgtgctcgcactcctcagcccttgggtgatcgatgggactgggcgccgtggagcagggggcggcgctcatcTGGAAGGCTTGGGCTGCTCAGGAGCCCACAGAGGCGgagaaggctcaggcatggcgggctgcagtccccaggcctgccccgcgggaaagcagctaaggcccggcgagaaactgagcgcagcgccggtgggctggcactgctgggggacccagtaccccctccgcagccgctggcccgggtgctaagcccctcattgcccggggccggcagggtcggccggctgctccgagtgcggggcccgccaagcccacgcccacaggaactccagctggcccgcgagcgccgcgcgcagccccagttcccgctcgcgcctctccctccacacctccctgcaagctgagggagcgggctcccgccttggccagcccagaaaggggctcccacagtgcagcggtgggctgaagggctcctcaagtgccgccgaagtgtgagcccaggcagaggaggcaccgagagcgagcgagggctgtgaggactgccagcaggctgtcacctctcagttgcaggtgtgtggttttatttctgggttttctaacctgttccattggtctctgtgtctgtttctgtatGGGCACAAGTCTTAATGAATTCCAAGATGGGATGAATAAAGCTATGTTGGGTTCAAGGTCATATAGGAGGTACTTTCATACACATATGCTTgagatttggaaaattttttcTCTAACTTAGTGTTACGGATTCTTAGAAGTTCAATAGTGAAGGACCTACTTAATCTTTTCTAACTCTGCATTCCCCCCACCCAGTTTGAATTCTGAGTCCTGTTTATGAATATCCTGTGGCATCATGAAAACACTGCTTTACTTAAGTGTgtgtattttcaaaaacaaattaacTCTAAAGTTCATTGCTAAAGGTTTGTTTCAGGTCTATCCAGGTGCTCAACTTTGTCATTAAAGTTATTGATACTAGAAAAATAATATCCAGGGATCTGGGTAGGTTGTTCGTGATATTGTTTGAATGGATCTTTGTGTAATTCCTTACTCTTCTGGAGAAAAGTAGAATAGGAAAGACATTTTGGCTTTAGAGACCTGAGAAACAGTAGGGTACAATGTGAGGTCTCAAATTCTGTCTTGTCTCTGTGGCCAGGGctccttttctttaaaacagCACTCTACCTTCTCTGGACACTGGAGGCCGCCCACAATCTCCTTCATGTCTTTGCCTCCCCTGTAGGTGAAGGAAAGTCAGATCTTAGGCATGGTTCCCTGAAAGTCTTCTTGTCATTCATATCATTCTTGATGTTCAGGAGGCTTCACCGTTGGATAGACTTCTGTAACTCTAGCATTTCCAACTCCTAGAACTAATACTCCTGCAGACTACTATAatacccacactcacacacacatacacatgcacacacgttcTTTCCCGGTAGAATCAGTACCAGGAACATAGCTTGGTACATGATATCAATATATCAGTAAGACATAAACATGCATGAATAAATGTTGTCTATTTTAAGTTTCATGAATTGAAGCCTGGTGGTATTCTCACACCTGTTCTTccccccttcctccttttcttggaTCTGCCAAAATGTTTTTATCCTACCCTCTGTCTGCCATTAGACATGAAACCTTTAAGGTCATAGGCTAGGCCCAGAAAAACTAATATTTATGAAATTCaaaggcaaatttttaaaaacttttttaaaacaataatataacCCAGGTGTTCCAACACCTCTAGATTTAGGTTACCTTGAGTACTTACCCAAGCCCCTGCAAATGTGAAGTGCTTCCTAAAATTTCTGCATATTCTGCGGCCATCTCTGTGAGATTCTCTGTGGGCTGTTTCTAATCCAAACGATATAATTCCAGACGTGAAACGTTATTCCTCCCTGactcacacacaacacacacatatatgaatgcATGTGACATGCATGTTCTGTTCATACATGCATTTGGTAATATAGGAGACTTTACTGAAGGTTTGGGGGGAGACAGATTAACATTGTAGAAATGTGACTTCAAACTGAGCATTAGGCATCCCCATTCTTAAACTGCTTTTTAGGTGTCCTGACTCTGGGGAATTTCCACTGACCTCTTCCCACAGACTCCTCTGCTTTGCTCCATTTTGgggttccttttttcttcctttctctgttattttcttttttgagaaatattaactattacctttttttctcattcaggGCACTCTAAACCATTCTTTGATGACAGAGCTCACGATAATATTGATGTCCTTaggttctctctcttcctttatcTCCAAATGATCTATTTCTCCTGCACAGCTCTAAGACAGTTCCCTCTCTAAGAGAAAATCAGGTACAGCAGTTGAGATAATAATATTTTTGCCTcattacattttgttttgaattttcaaTTCAATATTAAAAGGAATGTGCGGTGTTGATGAAaggagtcaaactctgtaaaatattggaagagatttattctgagcccaatatgagtgaccatggcctgtggtacggccctcaggagatcctgagaacatgtgcccaaggtggttggggcacagcttggatTTTTACACtttagagagacatgagacatcagtcaGATACATTTAAGATACACATTGGTtctgtccagaaaggcaggacaatatgaagtggggagtggggggcttccaggttataggcagatttaaaaattttctgattggcgattggttgaaagagttattatcaatagaaaggaatgtctgggttatgataaggggttgtggagaccaaaatTTTATCATGCAAATGAAGCTTCCAGGTAGtaagcttcagagagaatagattgtacatttataaatgttttttatcagacttaaggtctgtgttgttGTTAAATGCTGGttggcttttcctgaattccaaaagggaggagggcataATGAGATGTGTCTGACCCCTTCTTCCTGTCATGACCCgaaccagtctttcaggttaactttggagtGCCCTGGTCAAGAGGAGGAGTCCATTCAGGTGGTTGAGGGGCCCTTAGAATTTGGTTTACAGCagtcattttttttaagtcatagtTTTAATGGTCTTTTAATGCTAGTTTTTCTTTGCTGTTGGGGACATATCTAATACTCATTATCACAAACTGAATCACCTGCATCATCATTCCCTAAAAAGATATCTTGCCTGAAGACAAAGTTCAGATCAGTAGGTTTGTAGCCTACTTTGAGGGACTTTGCACGCTAACCCTGAAACCGCCGAATTGTTCCACGCACAAAAGatatttatggatttttaaatgaacaCAGAAATTGATACTCTGTCTTAAAACCtgaaactggccaggcgcggtggctcacgcttgtaatcccagcactttgggaggccgaggcaggcggatcacgagatcaggagatcgagaccacggtgaaaccccgtctctactaaaaatacaaaaaaaattagccgggcgtggtggcgggcgcctgtagtcccagctactccggaggctgaggcaggagaatggcgtgaacccgggaggcggagcttgcagtgagccgagattgtgccactgtactccagcctgggtgacagagcgagactccgtctcaaaaaaaaaaaaaaaaaacctgaaatttaCGTTTGTCTTaactgagttccttcctcaggaaactgACCCTCAGGCAAGAGACTGAAACCCACTGGATCACCAATCCAGACAACAAGATGCCAGgcccctcattcatcatgatggcttccttacccctccctaattcctATTTTCTCACCTTACCAACTCTTCTTCCTTACCCCTCTCTAATTCCTATTCTCCCTCTCTTCCACTATATATAAACCTCCTAATTTTAGTTAGttggggagatggatttgagactttaCCTCCCATTTTTCTTGGCTGCAGCAttcaattaaagccttcttccctggcaatgcTCAGTGACTCAGTGATTGATGTTCTGTTCACCAAGCACCAGGACCTGACTGAACCCTGGGGGTTTCAGTGACAATCCTGCATGTGAACCCTGAACTTCATGTAACCTTGGGGCTGCATTTTCCAGTAGGAAAGTGTTTCTAGATATATTGGCTCTGAGACTTTTCCTAGCTTCCTAGGTACATGGTCTACTTATGTTGGAGCCCAGAAACTGCTGTAATCCATGAACTGCAAATGGAAACTTTTTACAAGATGTTCTCAAGTTTTCGTGTTATCTGAGGATGAACACCTCTAAGTTTATCTAAAAATTTGTATTGTTTCAAGATGGAAGTCCCCTTGTTGAGATATTATCAAACAAAAAGCTGATTCATTTCAAACATTTTGGAAGGACCATTAGAATTATTAGAAGTCTGTGGCGTGCTTCTCTTATGATAAAGATGATAGGAACTAAGAAAATGAGATGTGgactgttttatgtttttgacaAGAAGATGAGGCAAAGAGGGTGGTCACAAAAAAAAGATGGTGGTCATAAACAAAGATGGAGACATGAttccttatacatttttaaagttgttGACATTTGTCTCTGACCTTAGTGGTTTCTACTTTCAGTTTGCAGTTGACAAGTCCAGAGTTCTACTTCATGCATCTGAGGATATCCTGGGATTTCCTTGTTGAAGAATTACATTGTTTCTTCTCAAGAAAAACTCCTAGTTCATTTACATGTAACAAGTTCTCATAGGAGACCCTAACCACCATGGTTTGCTTTTGCATCTTTATCTTACTATAGCATTGAATCAGAACTTCTGGGATTTGAGGGGAGCCTGTTTTACCAAACTTCTCCAAAATCCTCTCTCAACTTTCATTGTTTTTATCTACATTAAGCTCATTTTGATGTGTTGCATGTTTTACTTTGCATGACCagtctttgggcaagttattgcCTTTCTTAAGGCTCCCTTCACCTCCTTGTTTCTAATGGTATAAATAAAGGGATTCAGAAGGGGAGTGAGGATAGTATTTAGCACAGACACCACCTTATTAATCTTAAAGGAGGAGTGTGCTGTGGGTCTTAGGTACATGAACAGAATAGCCCCATAGAGCAGGGAGACAACTGTCAGGTGTGAGGCACAGGTAGAGAAAGCCTTTTGGTGGCCAGTGGCTGAAGGAATTCATAGGATTGTGGACAGAATATAGATATAAGAAATCATGTTAAAGAGAAGTGACCCTGGGATCACAAGGACGGTTGCTATGACACCTAGGAGTGCCAAAATGCTGGCGTCTACACAGGCTGCTTTCAAAATGGGCCCAACATCACAGTAGAAATGATTGATAACATTATTGACACAGAATGGCAACTGGATGAGCAGCATCGTCTGACAAAAGACAATGGTGAAGCCCACCACCCAGGGGCTCAGGGCCAGCTGCAGGCAGAGTTTGCTGGTCATGATGGTGGGGTGGCGAAGgggcttgcagatggccaggTAGCGGTCAAAAGACATGATAGTGAGGATCAAGAACTTGATGGTGCCCAGGAAGAAGTAGAAGAAGGCCTGCAGCAGGCAGCAGGAAATGCAGATTACTGTTCTTGCCACTACAAAGATGTCTAGCAGTTTGGGGATGACCGTGGTGGTGTACCAGATTTCTAGGAAAGACAAGTTACAAAGGAAGAAGTACACTGGAATTTGTAGCCTGGGCTCAGCCCACACAATGGCAATAATAAGCCTATTGCCTGCAAGGGTTAATATGTAGGTGAGAAAGATTGCTATAAAGAGAGGTGTTTGTAGGCCTTGGGTAACAGGAAAGCCTAGGAGGATGAATTCTGTGATTACCATGCCATTTCTCACATCCCTTGATACCCTAGAAAGATATGCAAGAAAGCTCCTTAGACTCTTAGAGCACAGCTGATCATAGTTGGGACAAAAAATAAGGAGGATTCTGACTATGTAAGGTCCTTTAGGACCTGACTCTATTTCAGGTCCTCCCTCACCCACATACAAATACGCCCTGGCCACCCCTTCTTTACTAATGACTTGGCTGGTTCTTTTGTCAGCAAAACCAGCTTCTAATGGACTTTGAATGTATTAATACACTTGATGAATGCAAAGTATTTTTTCACCCTTATACAACTATGAGAAAAATCATGTTAAATGTGGTTGCTTATTGTCAATTATGCATATGACTATTTTAAATGCATAGTGTGTATAACAACATATGTACATAAACATGGCTGTGAGTTCATAAGAAATTAATCCCTAATCTCAGAGTCTGAAAAAGAGTTACTGATTATATTACAGATACGTTTAAGGAAGCCATtattgtgtgtgggtgtgagtgtgtgtattaAAATAACCCCAAATCATTGCCATTATATTAGTGGTGAGATACAAGTTAGATAACAGAACAGGTGTTTTTCTAAATAATCCACTTCCACATTCTAGTTCAGACTCCTTTGTTAAAGGTAtcgaaaataacatttaaaactaaATGAATAAAACTGTTTAGGAAGTAGAGAAATATTCAACTCAAATTCAAAATTTCAGAACAAGCTGAGTCAAAGCCTGTTATATGGAAGCACCTAATAAATGTATATGGGATAAAGATCTGCAGACACTAATCTACAAAAGTGAAAGGTTAGCAAATGCTAAGGATAACAAAATGGGAACTCTGAAAAGTACATTTTTATCAAAACTTTTTTTGTGACTAAATGTCTTCTTATACCAAGTAAAGTATTTCTATTTGTATATGCAAATTCATGGGCTGAGAACATCCTTTCTGTTCTACCAAAATTCAGTAGAAAATAGTAAAACTACTTCCTTTCTTATTGAGGCTATTCTTCCATAtgggtttcctttgaaataggTAAGACAAATTACTGTGAAATGAATTTCACAATTTTCAAAGTACATAAGAAACTTAGCATGAAAGAGGCAACTTACAGGTCATTGATAGGTTGTTTCATTCTTCCCTCACGTGAGATAACTGTAATTCTCTGAGGGCTTGCTTAAGGAAGAAAAACACTTCCATTTTCTCCCACCTCTTTTCTAGACCAGGAAAAGATTCTTTGTCTACAGTGTCACAAGCTCTAGTGCCTTTCCACAAAACGTTGAGAGACAGAGAAGTATTTGAGTTTGCACTAATGGCCAATATAACTGGCCACGAACCTGGTCTCTTTATATGGGATAGATATGGAATTATCTTCATTCCCCATGCAGAGAAGAGTGGCAATCTCTATAGCTTATTATAACATTTCCAAGGGCTACACATTCTACCGTTTGGAGAATTAGACCTATGAATTTCACAAGCATTTGTTGAGAGCTTACTATGCTTCGAGTCTTGCTAGGCAATTAAAGAGCttatcagatagatagatagatagacagatagatagatagatactatatatagtataataattGCAACATGACTCAGTGAGGGAAAGTGTAGAGTTGTGCACAGATTGTTTTAGAAACACTTAGAAGGGGCTCTTCACCCATCTTTAGCAGGGGTTAAGGAAGTTTTTCTAAAGGAAAGGCCTAAGCTGAGTCCTGGAATTCAATAGGAAAAGAAAGCGAAGTAAGGAGAGAGGGGGAATGCAGTCCAGACAAGGATTCAGTTTTTGTGAAATAGAACCAGAGCAGAGAATTTCACTTGAGCTGGAGCTGGGAGTCAGGCTTGTCCTGGCACTTATGGTAAATTAACAGTTAGAACAGTTTACATGAGAGATTCATGAAGCTTTTGGAGGAAAGAATCTTGAGTCAGGGAGTTTgcaagtgtgtctgtgtgtgtgtgtgtgtgtgtgtgtgtgtgtgtgtgtgtgtgtgaagtatgGTGTCAGCCATTCTCTCTAACACATGTACATGTGGATCTAAGCTTTATGGAGGAAGGGGCTGCAGGTGGTATATGAATGACCTCTTTTGAGATTCTGGTCACAGACAGCACTGCTGTGGTATCCAGGTGACCACGTGGGACACATACAGGGGACAGACATACTCTCTCTGCTTTTGTCAGGAACATGGCTTGGTTTGGTAGCATGAGGGCCCAGGAgtagcagcagcagtggcagcagaaATACCAGCAGAAGTGGCAGTGCCTGGCGAGGGGGCTGGTCCACAGCAGAAGGAATGCTGAGCAAGTAGAAGTGGCAGAAATGAGGAATCAGGCAGTAGCTGTCCTGACAGCTGCACGGACTGGGTTTTCAGCACATGAGAAGTTTTGTGAGATGTAGAGGGAGGTGGGGATGTCTCGAGTTAGCAGGTAAAAGCAGTATTCAGAGAAACACAGGAAAGCAACCCAAGGAACCTAAAGTTACAGAGCTAAGATACTGGATTAAACACTGCAGTCTATATGCCTATTACAATTCAATCCTACactctagactttttttttcctttaaaaagtcaCAATATATAGGGTCAAATGGATTCCTCCATATCCACCAGGGTCCAAGTCACCAGATCCTGTTAACTTTACTTCTTACTCACTCTCTAGTGTGTGTCCTTCTTTCCGTCTCTTCTTGGCTCCGGTAAATCATGCTATCGTCTCCCACCAGGATTCGAACACAGCCTCCTAACAGGACTCCCTGTCTCCTGACTTGCTGTGCTCTTTCCTACCCATGGTTCAAACTGTAGCAAGGGGGACCATTCTAATTCTGACTATGCCACTCCTCAGAATCTTGAAGTTAACATCCCAGACTCCTCAGCGTGACATTTAAGACCACCAATGATCTGGTCTTACCTACCTTTCCAGCATGATTTTCTGCCATTTGCCATTTTTCCTTCTGCCGTCCTTCTTCTATGTTCCACACACTTACTGAATTACTCAGGTTTAGAGGTTAGCAAACTATGGCCCTGTTTTTGTAAAGTTTCACTAAAACATAGCCACACTCATCTCTTTACCTAttgcctgtggctgcttttgtgctataaTGGTGAAGTTTGGGAGTCAGGCTTGTCCTGGCACTTATGGTAAATTAACAGTTAGAACAGTTTACGTGAGAGATTCATGAAGCTTTTGGAGGAAAGAATCTTGAGTCAGGGAGTTTgcaagtgtgtctgtgtgtgtgtgtgtgtgtgtgtgtgtgtgtgtgtgtatgtcattgtgacagagaccatatgaccCCCAAAGTCTAAAATGTTTGCCagctggccctttacagaaacagCTGGCTGACTCCTGCTCCAGTTCCCCAATTAGGCCATCTTCTTTCTTGCCTCCCAGTCATTGCACCTGCTGTTCTCTTCACCAGAAATACCCTTCCTGACTTTCGCCATTATTTGGCTAAGTCTTGTCTGAATTCTAGATTTAAGTTTAGGAGCCACCTCCATGGGAAGCCTTCCTTAACTTACCATCTCTAGTCCAGTTAAGGTGCTGCTCCTACACACTTTCCTAATGCCCTGTGCATATCTATACCTGAACACTTTGCAGAATTGTGTTTATTGTTTGCTTGGCTTCTGCTATAGACTCCAAGCCCCTTGCAGGCAGCAATAGTGTCTGCAGGGCTGAAGCATAGGGCTTGACACAAAATAAGCTCtcaaaacatattttctaaatgatTATATAAATGGATAGCTTGTTGACACTCTGTCCCCAGTTACCTAGAAGTTTATGGAAACTGATACGTGCACATGTTTATACATGTCACCGTTTCCTGTATTTCAAATGCTCAAGTCATATCATAACAGGGACTCTTTGCTAAATAGTTTGTCTCCAAGTTTGCTGCTGCCTCCAACTTTTTCTGATGTGAGTTTTGCCGCATGAAAACCTTTCTGCTCCATCTTTCCCTAATCGGAGATAtgctggtattttgttttgtttttactgtgtTCTGGTTCTTTTCCCAGCTTCTTCAGGCTGCCTGAGTACAGATAATTTTCTTAACTCATTTAATGCTCAATAGCTTGAAATTGTATtgagtcatttttttctgaattttgttgTGCAATAAAGAATCcacattttctaaaactttttatagttttagaagaagacaaaaagaagaaaagtattaACATATTTTCTTCTCTGGATAAGAGCAAAATGTTCCAagtcttgtttgtttatttatttgtttgtttttaaattgttgatGAAGACCAATTTCAATTTTCAAGACTTTGATTATGGAATAAATTTGAATATGCCCAGTGGTGTAGAACTCTAAAACAGAAACATTAAGTACATATAAAATAAGCTTCACAAAGAGAAATAAACCAAGATTCATCACTCAGGGGACTTGTGCTAAGCTGAAACTTGAATAAAGAACCAATTTGAAATTCATTTCAAGGACTGATGGTTCTAGACAAGATGTGGTGAATGAAGACTGCTTTTCATTGAGGAAGATCCAAGTCCAGGTCCTTGTGATGACTTTTCTACATGATACCAAAATTGATTTATTAGGATTTACTGTAAGACTTCAAGGGGTCAAGTCTAGCTGTATCAATTCATTCTAGAGAAAAGCAAAGGTTTTTCCAAAATAGTACTCTTTCTCGGTGACAAAGCAATACTTACAGCACTACTGATTTGCAGGAAAACACTTCCAGCCCCAAGGTGTGTCCTTGTCCACAGTAGACTTACAGAAAAGGAGAGCTGGGTTATAAAGGCAGTAATAATTGGaacagaaaatttttcttttttttctgcacaGAAAATGAATCtctttttctatactttaatgcaAGTGTCCTTATGCATTACTGAATTCTATTCATAAAGCTTTCATGACACGGCAAGGTTTCTTCGGCATTTAGGAGAATTGTATTGAGAGTAATTAATTCATCTGTTCATGCTAGGTCAGGATACCTTCTCTGAAAATAACAATTTGTTAGTGGGACATTTTCACAGGTTCCTGTGAGACATCAGTCTCCATGGATTTGCTCCAGAGAGTCCCAGGAGATAGGGAAGTTCTCACTAAAAGTTTATTCATAAGTCAAGCTGAGGAATTTGTAGTTTTCTAAATTCTAATTGGTACCAATCATTCCTGCTCTCCTGAGGTAATTAACCAAAGTCTGagaatcttttaattttataagttTTTAGATCTTGGATTTCTCAGTTCTCCAAGAAGGAAAATTATTGAcatcttaataaataaatggggtCCTTTAATGAACTGAATTGAATCAAAGGTAGTCAATTTGgtcaat
The nucleotide sequence above comes from Symphalangus syndactylus isolate Jambi chromosome 3, NHGRI_mSymSyn1-v2.1_pri, whole genome shotgun sequence. Encoded proteins:
- the OR6X1 gene encoding LOW QUALITY PROTEIN: olfactory receptor 6X1 (The sequence of the model RefSeq protein was modified relative to this genomic sequence to represent the inferred CDS: substituted 1 base at 1 genomic stop codon), translated to MVSPLPAKNLAAFCPRPRDLWKVEHKNDDPRVSRDVRNGMVITEFILLGFPVTQGLQTPLFIAIFLTYILTLAGNRLIIAIVWAEPRLQIPVYFFLCNLSFLEIWYTTTVIPKLLDIFVVARTVICISCCLLQAFFYFFLGTIKFLILTIMSFDRYLAICKPLRHPTIMTSKLCLQLALSPWVVGFTIVFCQTMLLIQLPFCVNNVINHFYCDVGPILKAACVDASILALLGVIATVLVIPGSLLFNMISYIYILSTILXIPSATGHQKAFSTCASHLTVVSLLYGAILFMYLRPTAHSSFKINKVVSVLNTILTPLLNPFIYTIRNKEVKGALRKAITCPKTGHAK